From the genome of Bordetella sp. H567, one region includes:
- a CDS encoding MarR family winged helix-turn-helix transcriptional regulator, translating into MKKPTDARLAVLTSHMLVMHRAYRAAADKALADYGLSQATAWPVIWVGRLGDGVRQGVLADAMGVEGPSLVRVVDQLQAAGLIERREDPLDRRAKTLHLTQAGHALRERVEEMLVSLRRQVFRGVDAADADACIRVFERVKASLANIEPIPMSTGKQERRQ; encoded by the coding sequence ATGAAAAAGCCCACCGATGCCCGTCTGGCGGTGCTTACCAGTCATATGCTGGTCATGCATCGCGCGTATCGCGCCGCGGCCGACAAGGCCCTGGCCGACTACGGCCTGTCGCAGGCCACTGCCTGGCCCGTGATCTGGGTGGGCCGGCTGGGCGACGGCGTGCGCCAGGGCGTGCTGGCCGATGCCATGGGCGTGGAAGGCCCATCGCTGGTCCGGGTCGTCGACCAGTTGCAAGCCGCCGGGCTGATCGAACGCCGCGAGGATCCGCTGGACCGCCGCGCCAAGACGCTGCACCTCACGCAAGCCGGCCATGCACTGCGCGAACGCGTGGAGGAAATGCTGGTGAGCTTGCGTCGCCAGGTCTTCCGCGGTGTGGACGCGGCCGACGCGGACGCCTGCATCCGGGTATTCGAACGCGTCAAGGCTTCGCTGGCCAACATCGAGCCCATTCCAATGAGCACGGGCAAGCAGGAGCGGCGGCAATGA
- a CDS encoding FUSC family protein — translation MKLPTAEEALFSIKAYIGAMAALYLSMLIDLPRPFWAVTTAYIVSQPWAGAVRSKALFRLGGTFFGCAAVVYLVPRLANYPVLMVLALSLWVGVCLYLAVLDRTPRSYLFMLAGYTAAMIGLPSVTAPETIFDTGLARVEEISAGILCAMLAHSLILPRGVGGAVIGKLDEALRDARAWIENALRGDTVSQSARDRRALANDITQLRLLATHVPYDTGNIRWTARSVAAMQDRMAALTPTISSMEDRLRALRASGRPLPAELPALLEDISAWVQAGPRADRAQAAALRARAAKLAPPVQADAGWYDLLLVSLSARLRELIGHCERGFALRCDIEAGLSGAPVRTPRQAATSNRALHHDHGIALLSSVSAAVAISAVCAFWIGTAWTRGATAAMQAAIFSCFFATQDDPVPGIKQFLVYTVVSIPLSALYLLGVLPALHSFEMVAMAMFPVCFLCGIYIARPASMGKAMAVFFGFSGTLALHDTNTADLVSFLDTMIAQIVGVGSAAVVAALLRRISTEYSSRRIQAANWRELADMATADRPPVGNSHTVRMLDRIGLVYTRLAVPAQNDTPVTEDTLLDLRVGNEIAELQRARRGLPVADAAIRPVLSCLGEWFRGRIRGRDAMPDVFLPRLDHALSRVNATPAGPARERAIVALVGLRRGLFPQASDYMPALASARPAATPQPAPGDAS, via the coding sequence ATGAAGCTCCCGACCGCCGAAGAAGCGCTGTTCTCCATCAAGGCCTACATCGGCGCGATGGCGGCACTCTACCTGTCCATGCTGATCGACCTGCCTCGTCCGTTCTGGGCGGTGACCACCGCGTATATCGTGTCCCAGCCCTGGGCCGGCGCCGTGCGTTCCAAGGCCTTATTCCGCCTGGGCGGCACGTTCTTCGGCTGCGCGGCCGTGGTCTACCTGGTGCCCCGGCTGGCCAACTACCCAGTGCTCATGGTGCTGGCGCTGTCGCTGTGGGTGGGCGTCTGCCTGTATCTCGCCGTGCTGGACCGTACGCCGCGTTCCTATCTGTTCATGCTGGCGGGATACACCGCGGCGATGATCGGGCTGCCTAGCGTGACCGCACCGGAAACCATATTCGACACCGGCCTGGCGCGGGTGGAGGAAATCAGCGCGGGCATCCTGTGTGCCATGCTCGCACACAGCCTCATTCTGCCGCGCGGCGTCGGCGGCGCGGTCATCGGCAAACTGGATGAGGCGCTGCGTGATGCGCGCGCCTGGATAGAGAACGCATTGCGCGGCGACACCGTCTCGCAAAGCGCGCGGGATCGCCGCGCGCTGGCCAACGACATAACGCAGCTGCGCCTGCTGGCTACCCACGTACCGTATGACACCGGCAACATCCGCTGGACGGCCCGTTCGGTGGCCGCCATGCAGGATCGGATGGCCGCGCTGACGCCCACCATATCGTCCATGGAAGATCGCCTGCGCGCCCTGCGAGCGTCCGGCCGTCCGCTGCCGGCGGAATTGCCGGCGCTGCTGGAGGACATCTCGGCCTGGGTGCAGGCCGGCCCGCGCGCCGACCGCGCCCAGGCCGCCGCGCTGCGCGCACGCGCCGCGAAGCTGGCGCCGCCGGTCCAGGCGGACGCCGGTTGGTACGATCTGCTGCTGGTCAGCCTGTCGGCGCGCCTGCGCGAGCTGATCGGCCATTGCGAACGCGGTTTCGCACTGCGGTGCGATATCGAGGCCGGCCTGTCCGGCGCGCCCGTGCGCACGCCACGTCAGGCGGCGACATCCAATCGTGCCCTGCACCACGATCACGGCATCGCCTTGCTGTCGTCCGTCTCTGCGGCGGTGGCGATCAGTGCCGTGTGTGCCTTCTGGATCGGGACCGCCTGGACCCGCGGCGCCACGGCGGCGATGCAGGCGGCGATCTTCAGCTGCTTTTTCGCGACACAGGACGATCCAGTGCCCGGGATCAAGCAATTCCTCGTCTACACCGTCGTCTCCATTCCCCTATCCGCCCTCTATCTATTGGGTGTCCTGCCCGCGCTGCACTCCTTCGAGATGGTGGCGATGGCCATGTTTCCCGTGTGCTTCCTCTGCGGCATCTACATCGCACGCCCGGCCAGCATGGGCAAGGCGATGGCGGTGTTCTTCGGGTTTTCGGGCACGCTGGCGCTGCACGACACGAATACGGCGGACCTGGTGTCCTTCCTGGACACGATGATCGCGCAGATCGTCGGCGTGGGCAGCGCCGCCGTGGTCGCCGCGCTGCTGCGCAGGATCAGCACCGAGTACAGCAGCCGGCGCATCCAGGCCGCCAACTGGCGCGAACTGGCGGACATGGCCACGGCGGACCGGCCGCCGGTGGGCAACAGCCACACCGTGCGCATGCTGGACCGCATCGGGCTGGTCTATACCCGGCTGGCCGTGCCCGCCCAGAACGATACGCCGGTGACCGAAGACACGCTGCTCGATCTGCGCGTGGGCAACGAAATCGCCGAACTGCAACGCGCGCGCCGCGGCCTGCCTGTCGCCGACGCGGCAATCCGGCCGGTCCTCTCCTGCCTGGGCGAGTGGTTCCGTGGCCGCATCCGCGGACGCGATGCGATGCCCGATGTGTTCCTGCCGCGTCTGGACCACGCCCTGTCGCGCGTGAACGCCACGCCCGCCGGCCCCGCGCGCGAGCGCGCCATCGTCGCGCTGGTCGGGCTGCGGCGTGGACTGTTTCCCCAGGCATCCGACTATATGCCGGCGCTGGCCTCGGCAAGGCCCGCCGCCACGCCGCAACCCGCACCCGGAGACGCATCATGA
- a CDS encoding DUF1656 domain-containing protein: protein MIGEVSLYGIYMPWLLVLAILTLGVSWFVRRLLALTGVYRLVWHPALFDLALYVVLLYGVVWISPHIFSRIP from the coding sequence ATGATCGGCGAAGTCAGTCTCTACGGCATCTATATGCCCTGGCTGCTGGTCCTGGCCATCCTCACGCTGGGCGTGTCGTGGTTCGTGCGCCGGCTGCTGGCCCTGACCGGCGTCTATCGCCTGGTATGGCACCCCGCCCTCTTCGATCTGGCGCTGTATGTCGTGCTGCTGTACGGCGTGGTCTGGATTTCACCGCACATTTTTTCGAGAATCCCATGA
- a CDS encoding efflux RND transporter periplasmic adaptor subunit, translating into MKVPHLPGPAAWARFALTALLVIAAVIAGRHLWAHYELEPWTRDGRVKAYVVQVAPDVSGLVTAVPVHDNQDVKAGDVLFEIDRARFQLAYDQAKAAVASETVALQQATRDARRNRELGQLVSAEIREQSQTHVEQAEAALAQAKVALEVASLNLQRSRVVAATNGRVTNLDLRVGAYAAAGRPVMALVDSGSFYVEGYFEETKLPRIHEGDGVTIALMGDPRALRGRVESIALGIADRDRTSADNMLPNVNPNFNWVRLAQRIPVRVHIDDVPDGVRLVAGQTATVSVLGSGEPEDAGKTAE; encoded by the coding sequence ATGAAGGTCCCTCACCTGCCCGGTCCCGCCGCATGGGCCCGGTTCGCCCTCACCGCCCTGCTGGTCATCGCCGCCGTCATTGCCGGCCGGCACCTGTGGGCGCACTACGAGCTGGAGCCCTGGACCCGGGACGGCCGCGTCAAGGCCTATGTCGTCCAGGTGGCCCCGGACGTCTCCGGCCTGGTCACGGCCGTTCCCGTGCACGACAACCAGGACGTGAAAGCCGGCGATGTACTGTTCGAAATCGACCGCGCGCGCTTCCAGCTGGCCTACGACCAGGCCAAGGCCGCCGTCGCATCGGAAACCGTGGCGCTGCAACAGGCCACGCGCGATGCGCGCCGCAATCGCGAACTGGGCCAGCTGGTGTCCGCGGAGATCCGCGAACAGAGCCAGACGCACGTCGAACAGGCCGAGGCCGCGCTGGCCCAGGCGAAAGTGGCCCTGGAGGTCGCCAGCCTGAACCTGCAGCGCAGCCGCGTGGTGGCGGCCACGAACGGCCGCGTCACCAACCTCGACTTGCGCGTGGGCGCCTATGCCGCCGCGGGGCGTCCCGTGATGGCGCTGGTGGATTCCGGCAGCTTCTACGTGGAAGGCTATTTCGAGGAAACCAAGCTGCCGCGCATCCATGAAGGCGACGGCGTCACGATTGCGCTGATGGGCGACCCGCGCGCCCTGCGCGGCCGCGTGGAAAGCATTGCACTGGGCATTGCCGATCGCGACCGCACCAGCGCCGACAACATGCTGCCGAACGTGAATCCCAATTTCAACTGGGTCCGGCTGGCGCAGCGCATTCCGGTGCGCGTGCATATCGACGACGTGCCGGACGGCGTGCGTCTCGTGGCCGGGCAAACGGCCACGGTATCGGTCCTGGGATCCGGCGAGCCCGAGGATGCCGGAAAGACTGCGGAATGA